A window of Deltaproteobacteria bacterium genomic DNA:
GGTGCAGGATGACCGCGTCGTCGACGTGACCGATCCGGTACCCTTCCTTTCGGATCCGGAGGCAGATGTCCTGGTCTTCCCCGTACAGAAAGAACGCCTCGTCAAATCCTCCGAGCTTCCGCATGAGATCCGACCGGACGATCTGGCATGCGCCCATCACGCAGGCGATCTCCCCCGGGAGCCCCGACAGCTCCCCCGCGGTCCGCTTCTGGCCCGGATAACTGCGCGACACCGTGTCCTGACGCGAACCGTCCGGGTTGTTCACCGTGGGCCCGGCAAGCCCGACCCGCGGATTCGCTTCCATCCAGGCATGCATCCTCCGGAACGCCCCCGGCGTCGTCTCCGTATCCGGGTTGAGCAGGACGATGTAGCGGCCGGCGCACTCCCGGAGGACCTGGTTGTTCGCGGCCCCGAATCCCCGGTTCTCCCGGTTCTCCACGAGGCGCACCCACGGGAACGCCCCGCGGACGAGGGCGGCCCCGCCGTCCGACGAGGCATTGTCGACCACGAACGCTTCAAGCGATACCCCGACGGACGCGCGCACCGATCGCAGGCACGCCTCGATGAGGTCAGCCGTGTTGTAGGAAACGATCACCACGGAGAGGTCCGGCGCCTGGATGCCCGTCACGGGAAGCCCCCGGCTGCATTTCGCTTCGAGGCGATCACTTCTTCGTACACCCCTCCCACCGCTTCCGCCAGGCGGTCCCAGCCGTGAAGCGATGCCATCCTGCGTCCCGCCTCGCCCATCGCGACCCGGCGCTGCGGATCGAGCAGATGGACGATCTTCCCCGCCGCGTCGTCGGCGTTCGTCCGGTCCGGGAGGATATAACCGCTCACGCCGTCCTCGACCAGGTCCTTCGCCCCGACGTTCCCGCTCACGATCACCGGCAGCCGGGACGCCATCGCCTCCAGGACGACCATCCCGAAGGTGTCGAACGAAGACAGCAGCATGAACAGGTCGGAGGCGAGGTAGTACGCCTCCACCCCCTCCGCCTGCGTCCCCGCGAACGCCACGGAATCCGCGATTCCGAGGGACGACGCCAATGCGCGGTACTTCCCCTCGTTCCCCCTGCCGACGACGAGGAGGCGGAGCGATGCTTCAGTACGCATCGCCTTCGCACGGGCCACCGCCCGGAGGATCGCATCGAGTCCCTTCACCTCGAAATTCATCCCGACGAAGAGGACTACAACTTCCGAGGAGCCGATCCCGTACCGGGCGCGTACCTCCCGCCTGCGCTCGTCCCGGTCCGGGGAGGAGAACCGCGCGAGGTCGACGCCGGGGTGCAGCACGCGCATCCGGGACGGGTCCACGCGGTACATCTTCCGGTACGCCTCGCCGGCGATCGACGACACCGGCAAGTGCCGGACGCAGCCGCCTTGCTCCATCATCCGCCGCTCGACCCGTGCGGTCACCCGGTCGAAGAGGGTCGGCCGCCGCTTCCGGATGTCGCGCACCCACGTCTCGTGCGGGATCGAGTGCATGGTGAACACGTCCGCGCGGAAGATCCGGTCGTGGGCGTGGACCAGGTCGAAATTCCCCCTCTCCACTTCGCGCCCGGCGAGCCAGGCGAACAGCGCCTGGCGCGGGAATCGCGGGAAGGGGATCCTCGGGATCCCGTGGAAGACGACCGGTCCCGGTCCGGGAACCCAACGGTTCGCGATGACGTGGATCTCGAATCGTCCGTCCCGGGCGAGCCGCTCCGTCAGTTCGAACACGAACCGCTCTCCCCCGCCGACGGTCCCGTACTTCGGAACGACGACGGCGACCCTGGGCCGTGCGGACGACGTCACTCCCGTCCCTTCCCCGACGATCTCTCCAGCTCCCGTAGCTTCGCGTACTTGGCGAAGGCGAGCCAACTGGTGGTCGCGGAGATCACCACCCCCTCCACCCCGTCGAGGAAGCCGAGGCGGAGAAGGTACGTCCTGAGGAACGCGAACGCCGGTCGAAAGATCAGGTCCGGGATCCCGCACCGCCTTCCCCGCTCGAACATCTGGCGGGCGGACAGGTCGCTGTACCGGTTGATCTTCGGGATCATGTCGCCGATTCCGGAGAAGGAGTAGTGGAGCAGGTGCCCCTTCAGGGGGGCCGTCTCCCCGGATACCTCCACCCGCTCGTGGACGAGCTCCGGCGAGAAGCGCGCCCGGGTCCGGTCGAAGAGGCGTGTCGTCCGGTCGGGGTACCATCCGCAGTGCCGGATCTCCTTCCCGCCCAGGAACGTCCGGCGGGGGACGGTGTACGCGGCGGCCATTCCCGGGCCGGAGAGGACCTTCCCGATCTCCTCCGCCAGTTCGGGGGTCACCCGCTCGTCGCAGTCGACGTTGAAAACGACGTCGTTTCCGGCGAGCTCGACCGCCGCCTGCTTCTGCGGACCGAACCCTTTCCACGGGACATCGAACACCTTGTCCGTGTAGCGCCGCGCGATCTCCGGCGTCCCGTCGGAGCTTCCGGAGTCGACGACCACGATCTCGTCGGCCCACCGGAGCGACTCGAGGCACGCGGCGATGTTCCTCCCCTCGTCGAGGGCGATGACCACCGCGGAGATCCGGCGCCGCGCGGAGGAGGTCACGGCGTCGTTCCGTCCTTAGAGAGAAGGATCTCGAGAAGCTGCCGGGCGTCGTGCTCCTTCCGGAGGACCGATCCCGCCTGGAGGGCGTTCCGGCGAAACCGCGGATACTCCGCGCGCACCGCCTCCACGGCGGACAGGATCGACGCCGGGGAGGAATCCTCGAGGGCCACCCCGGCGCCGAACCGGACGGCCGTGCGGGCCATCCAGGTTCCGGCGGTCGCGATCACCGGCGCGCCGGCTTCGAGCGCGTCGAGCGTCACGCCGCTGATCCGGTCCGCGAAATCCTCCCTCGAATACGGCTGCAGGACGATCGCGCCGGCGAACAGCGCCCGGTATTCGCCCGCGTCGAGCGTCTCCGGGAGGATCGCAAGCCGTGCGGCGGACGACTTCCTCAGCCGGTCCACCTCCGCGGGGATCCCTTCGTCGAACTTCCCGTAATGATCGGGGGACGCCTGCACCGCCAGCGGGATATCCGGTCCGGATTCCCCCACGGAGCGGACGAAATCGACCACCGCGGGAAATCCTTTGTCCCTCCGTGCCGCCCCGGCGTACAGCACGTGCCGGAACTCGCCGTCGGCGCCGGCGGTTTCCGCCGAGGCGGGAGAACCCGGGTACGGAACGATCCGCACGTCCGGGAAACCGCACTCCCGGAAGACCCCGACGACCGATTCGGTCGGCCCCATCACGGTGAGGTTCGGCTGTTTCCGGGACGCGTTCCGGAAAAAGTCCCTCTTCGAAGGGTCCGGCTTCACCCAGTGGAAGTAGAGGAACGCCTTCCCCGGCGGGATCGATCGACCGGACGCAAGGGACAGCATCGTCAGGTCGGCCCTGCCCGCCGTCGGGATGAAGATCCGCCCCGGTTCCCGAAGCAGCTTCCTGTAAAGAAGGAACGCCTCGGGCCTCCGGATCCGCCGGTGGAAGTACGGGACCACGCGGATCCCCATCGCCCGGATCCGGGGAAGTAGGGCCCTGGAACCGGCATAGACCGTGATCCCGTCCTCCCCTTCCCGCCGCGCGGAGCAGACGCTCTCGACGAAGCTGTGGCAGTGCCCCGCCTCGGAAATCAGGGTCGGCTCCACGATGTCAATCGTCCCCAACGGTCATCCCTTCGCCGACCGGTGCTCCCGGAGCAGGGAGACGGTTTTCAGCCGATCGCCGTATTCGCCGTTCCTCGCCAGCACGACGAACCCTTTCGGCTTCCCGAGTGCCGATTCCTCCCGTGCCGGGGTGCTCGGGAAATACGCGCCGAGGTCGTGCTCCCTCACGCTCTTCCGGATCAGGGAAAGGTTCATCCACCGGAACATCCCGCACCGGTCGTATGCGTACCCCGGATCGCCGGGCACCTGGAAGTCGTCCACCATCACCACGAAATTCCGCCACCGGGAGGCGATGATCGAGATCTCCTCCGCCAGCG
This region includes:
- a CDS encoding glycosyltransferase family 2 protein translates to MTGIQAPDLSVVIVSYNTADLIEACLRSVRASVGVSLEAFVVDNASSDGGAALVRGAFPWVRLVENRENRGFGAANNQVLRECAGRYIVLLNPDTETTPGAFRRMHAWMEANPRVGLAGPTVNNPDGSRQDTVSRSYPGQKRTAGELSGLPGEIACVMGACQIVRSDLMRKLGGFDEAFFLYGEDQDICLRIRKEGYRIGHVDDAVILHHGGKSERGTLPADVWRRKAAAEYLFCRKHYRPETVRKIARAHVRRARRRIFLARLAVPFLCDRARALERMERYRAIYDVAIRELGEG
- a CDS encoding glycosyltransferase family 4 protein, with product MTSSARPRVAVVVPKYGTVGGGERFVFELTERLARDGRFEIHVIANRWVPGPGPVVFHGIPRIPFPRFPRQALFAWLAGREVERGNFDLVHAHDRIFRADVFTMHSIPHETWVRDIRKRRPTLFDRVTARVERRMMEQGGCVRHLPVSSIAGEAYRKMYRVDPSRMRVLHPGVDLARFSSPDRDERRREVRARYGIGSSEVVVLFVGMNFEVKGLDAILRAVARAKAMRTEASLRLLVVGRGNEGKYRALASSLGIADSVAFAGTQAEGVEAYYLASDLFMLLSSFDTFGMVVLEAMASRLPVIVSGNVGAKDLVEDGVSGYILPDRTNADDAAGKIVHLLDPQRRVAMGEAGRRMASLHGWDRLAEAVGGVYEEVIASKRNAAGGFP
- a CDS encoding glycosyltransferase family 2 protein, yielding MSAVVIALDEGRNIAACLESLRWADEIVVVDSGSSDGTPEIARRYTDKVFDVPWKGFGPQKQAAVELAGNDVVFNVDCDERVTPELAEEIGKVLSGPGMAAAYTVPRRTFLGGKEIRHCGWYPDRTTRLFDRTRARFSPELVHERVEVSGETAPLKGHLLHYSFSGIGDMIPKINRYSDLSARQMFERGRRCGIPDLIFRPAFAFLRTYLLRLGFLDGVEGVVISATTSWLAFAKYAKLRELERSSGKGRE
- a CDS encoding glycosyltransferase: MGTIDIVEPTLISEAGHCHSFVESVCSARREGEDGITVYAGSRALLPRIRAMGIRVVPYFHRRIRRPEAFLLYRKLLREPGRIFIPTAGRADLTMLSLASGRSIPPGKAFLYFHWVKPDPSKRDFFRNASRKQPNLTVMGPTESVVGVFRECGFPDVRIVPYPGSPASAETAGADGEFRHVLYAGAARRDKGFPAVVDFVRSVGESGPDIPLAVQASPDHYGKFDEGIPAEVDRLRKSSAARLAILPETLDAGEYRALFAGAIVLQPYSREDFADRISGVTLDALEAGAPVIATAGTWMARTAVRFGAGVALEDSSPASILSAVEAVRAEYPRFRRNALQAGSVLRKEHDARQLLEILLSKDGTTP